The Pirellulales bacterium genome contains a region encoding:
- a CDS encoding glycine--tRNA ligase — protein sequence MEQLVSLCKRRGILFQSSDIYGGLNGFWDYGPLGVELKRNVREAWWRDMVLGHNELVAPAGAPSPFQMTGLECTIIMHPQVWKCSGHYDLFHDYMVDCRESKRRYRHDQVYGRWVECKGQRIFATAESANAEGLAHLEHQAMKFFNLRGKDADKLHWDGDAASLTTVSDFATVLAPDAKSLGTLTEPREFNLMFKTIIGALAGEEGTAFLRPETAQGMFVNFKNVVDSSRVKVPFGIAQIGKSFRNEITPRNFTFRSREFEQMEMEFFCHPNSSPEWYRYWRDRRYQWYINLGLASSRLRLRDHAADELSHYSCGTADIEYAFPFLPEGDFGELEGVAHRGDFDLRSHMEGKLVREGDQLVVEKGPDGKPKYRGSGKDLSYFDDESRERFIPHVIEPAAGADRATLAFLCEAYQVKQVPDAKGELQERTFLRLHPRLAPIKAAICPLVNRDGMPDIAQEIYAALKPDYNVFYDDKGAIGRRYARQDEAGTPVCITVDSQTLSDRTVTFRDRDSLRQWRVKIDDCAGELAARIRAGLETVD from the coding sequence ATGGAACAACTGGTCTCGCTGTGCAAGCGGCGCGGCATTCTCTTTCAGTCGAGCGACATTTACGGCGGCCTGAACGGCTTTTGGGACTACGGCCCCCTGGGCGTCGAGCTCAAGCGCAACGTACGCGAAGCCTGGTGGCGCGACATGGTGCTGGGGCACAACGAGCTGGTCGCCCCCGCGGGCGCGCCGTCGCCGTTCCAGATGACGGGCCTGGAATGCACGATCATCATGCATCCCCAGGTCTGGAAGTGCTCAGGGCATTACGACCTGTTCCACGACTACATGGTCGATTGTCGCGAGTCGAAGCGCCGCTACCGCCACGACCAGGTCTACGGCCGCTGGGTCGAATGCAAGGGCCAGCGCATCTTTGCCACGGCCGAAAGCGCCAACGCCGAGGGCCTGGCACACCTCGAACACCAGGCGATGAAGTTCTTCAACCTGCGCGGCAAGGACGCCGACAAGCTGCACTGGGACGGCGATGCCGCGTCGTTGACCACGGTCAGCGATTTCGCGACGGTGCTGGCGCCCGATGCCAAGTCGCTAGGCACGCTGACCGAGCCGCGCGAGTTCAACCTGATGTTCAAGACGATCATCGGCGCACTGGCCGGCGAAGAGGGCACCGCCTTTTTGCGGCCCGAGACGGCCCAGGGCATGTTCGTCAACTTCAAGAACGTGGTCGACAGTTCGCGCGTCAAGGTGCCGTTCGGCATTGCCCAAATCGGCAAGAGTTTTCGCAACGAGATCACGCCGCGGAACTTCACTTTCCGCTCGCGCGAGTTCGAGCAGATGGAAATGGAGTTCTTCTGCCACCCGAATTCGTCGCCCGAGTGGTATCGCTACTGGCGCGACCGGCGCTACCAGTGGTACATCAATTTGGGGCTGGCCAGCTCGCGGCTGCGGCTGCGCGATCATGCGGCCGACGAGCTGAGCCACTACTCGTGCGGCACGGCCGATATCGAATATGCGTTTCCATTCCTGCCCGAGGGTGATTTCGGCGAGCTCGAAGGTGTGGCCCACCGCGGCGATTTCGATCTGCGCAGCCATATGGAGGGCAAACTCGTGCGCGAGGGGGACCAATTGGTCGTCGAGAAAGGCCCCGACGGCAAACCGAAGTATCGCGGCAGCGGCAAAGACCTGAGCTACTTCGACGACGAATCGCGCGAACGGTTCATTCCGCATGTGATCGAGCCGGCGGCCGGGGCCGATCGCGCCACGCTGGCCTTCTTGTGCGAGGCCTACCAAGTCAAACAGGTGCCCGACGCCAAGGGCGAACTGCAGGAGCGCACGTTCTTGCGGCTGCATCCGCGGCTGGCGCCGATCAAGGCAGCCATTTGCCCGCTGGTCAACCGCGACGGCATGCCCGACATCGCTCAGGAGATCTACGCGGCACTCAAGCCCGACTACAACGTGTTTTACGACGACAAGGGGGCGATCGGCCGGCGCTATGCCCGGCAGGACGAGGCCGGCACGCCGGTGTGCATCACCGTCGACAGCCAGACGCTTAGCGACCGCACGGTTACGTTCCGCGACCGTGACAGCCTGCGCCAGTGGCGCGTCAAGATCGACGACTGCGCAGGCGAACTGGCGGCCCGCATCCGAGCAGGTCTGGAGACGGTCGACTAG
- a CDS encoding sugar phosphate isomerase/epimerase → MKPALAQVCSLNAPFESDLEEYAAGKVNAIELWLGKLENYLATHSVDDVRRLLERHELVAPVASFQGGLLITQGAARAEHWEHFSRRLEICRQLGVQTLIVAGDITGPLSHTDLERASLSLGQAATLAADKEVRIALEFRAEATFANNLLTAAAMVAEVGHPNLGICFDVFHYYCGPSKPDDLAYLTTDNLFHVQLCDLAGLPRELAKDEDRILPGEGDFVLEPILNLFRELGYEGYVSIELMNPQIWQVPPRQFGEVAITALRKLLGQASMV, encoded by the coding sequence ATGAAGCCTGCATTGGCTCAGGTCTGTTCGCTGAACGCGCCCTTCGAGAGCGACCTCGAAGAATACGCGGCGGGCAAAGTGAACGCCATCGAGCTGTGGCTCGGCAAGCTTGAGAACTACCTGGCCACGCACAGCGTCGACGACGTTCGCCGTCTGCTGGAACGCCACGAACTCGTGGCCCCGGTCGCCAGCTTTCAGGGCGGGCTGCTGATCACCCAAGGCGCTGCCCGGGCCGAGCACTGGGAGCACTTTTCCCGCCGGCTCGAAATCTGCCGGCAGCTCGGCGTGCAGACGCTGATCGTCGCGGGCGATATTACCGGCCCGCTGAGCCACACCGACCTGGAACGCGCGAGCCTGTCGCTGGGGCAGGCCGCGACCCTGGCGGCGGACAAAGAGGTGCGGATCGCGTTGGAGTTCAGGGCCGAGGCCACGTTTGCCAACAATCTGCTGACCGCCGCGGCTATGGTCGCCGAGGTGGGGCACCCGAATCTGGGGATCTGCTTCGACGTCTTCCACTACTACTGCGGACCCAGCAAGCCTGACGATCTGGCCTACCTGACCACCGACAACCTGTTCCATGTGCAGCTTTGCGATCTGGCCGGGTTACCCCGCGAACTGGCCAAGGACGAAGATCGTATCCTCCCGGGCGAGGGGGATTTTGTGCTGGAGCCGATCCTCAACCTGTTCCGCGAACTTGGCTACGAAGGCTACGTTTCGATCGAACTGATGAACCCGCAGATCTGGCAGGTGCCGCCCCGGCAGTTTGGCGAAGTGGCGATTACCGCGCTTCGCAAGCTGCTGGGCCAGGCCAGCATGGTCTAA
- a CDS encoding beta-lactamase family protein, which translates to MRVAIWCSVALLCGELALCIPVLAAAPDWQASVDAKAQKIIDQHRAVGLVIGLLHTDGRRETFAYGHTRADAGTPDAQTIFEIGSITKTMTTLVLAELVTRGELTLDTPVKSLLPADYKVPRRGDREITLLDLATHTSGLPNNPPSIIARLIKDPKVQLNPFAAFDETALRDDLGQVSIEPQSTWPVTYSNFGMGLLGYALCRKTGLGYEAMIRQFIGEPLQLPDTHLTGTDEQRARRTTGHTSDLQPCPDWDFQDTSAGAGAIRSTLTDMLQYLAVQCGQVETTLRPAMRLAQEQRYDALGVGHIGLGWFLLPGPDQTTVFTHNGGTNGQATYAAYCMEPRVGVVVLCNTACPAANDLLGSIGARLIRELISAEIAAGNR; encoded by the coding sequence ATGCGTGTAGCGATCTGGTGCAGTGTCGCCTTGCTGTGCGGCGAATTGGCGCTTTGTATTCCTGTCCTCGCCGCAGCGCCGGACTGGCAGGCCAGCGTCGACGCGAAGGCCCAGAAGATTATCGATCAGCACCGCGCCGTGGGCCTGGTCATCGGCCTGCTGCACACCGACGGCCGTCGCGAAACTTTCGCCTACGGGCATACTCGGGCCGACGCCGGGACGCCTGACGCGCAGACCATTTTCGAGATCGGTTCCATCACCAAGACCATGACCACGCTGGTGCTGGCCGAACTGGTCACGCGCGGCGAGCTGACCCTTGATACGCCGGTCAAGAGCCTGTTACCGGCCGACTACAAGGTGCCCCGACGGGGCGACCGCGAAATCACGCTGCTCGATCTGGCCACGCACACTTCGGGTCTGCCGAACAACCCACCGTCGATCATTGCCCGGCTGATCAAGGACCCCAAGGTGCAGCTCAATCCTTTTGCCGCGTTCGACGAAACAGCGCTGCGCGACGATCTGGGCCAGGTCTCGATCGAGCCGCAATCGACCTGGCCAGTTACCTACAGCAACTTCGGCATGGGGCTGCTGGGCTATGCGCTGTGCCGTAAGACGGGCCTGGGCTACGAGGCGATGATCCGCCAATTCATCGGCGAACCGCTGCAGTTGCCGGATACCCACCTGACGGGCACCGACGAGCAACGCGCGCGGAGGACGACCGGGCACACCAGCGACTTGCAGCCGTGTCCCGATTGGGACTTTCAAGACACCAGCGCCGGCGCAGGCGCGATCCGCTCGACGTTGACCGACATGCTGCAATATCTGGCCGTGCAGTGCGGCCAGGTCGAAACGACACTACGGCCAGCGATGCGGCTCGCGCAAGAGCAACGCTACGACGCCCTGGGAGTCGGGCACATCGGCCTGGGATGGTTTCTGCTGCCCGGCCCGGACCAGACTACAGTTTTCACGCACAACGGCGGAACCAACGGCCAAGCGACCTACGCGGCGTATTGCATGGAACCCCGGGTCGGGGTGGTGGTGCTCTGTAACACCGCGTGCCCCGCGGCGAACGACTTGCTGGGCAGCATCGGCGCACGGCTAATTCGCGAATTGATTTCGGCCGAAATTGCCGCCGGGAATCGTTAG